One window of Mesorhizobium sp. WSM4904 genomic DNA carries:
- a CDS encoding bifunctional allantoicase/(S)-ureidoglycine aminohydrolase, whose translation MDMMKMAERTYYAPQGGHPGQHELLTGRAVFTEAYAVIPKGVMQDIVTSPLPFWDKTRAWIIARPLSGFAETFSQYIVEVLPGGGSDRPELDAEAEGVLFVVEGELTVSLAGKKNVLAPGGFAFLPPASAWTVRNESGDAVRFHWIRKAYEAVDGLDAPEAFFTNEQQIEPSPMPGTEGRWATTRFVDPADMRHDMHVTIVTLKPGAVIPFAETHVMEHGLYVLEGKAVYRLNQDWVEVEAGDFMWLRAFCPQACYAGGPGNFRYLLYKDVNRHAKLGGAGIGGRAR comes from the coding sequence ATGGATATGATGAAAATGGCCGAGCGAACCTATTACGCGCCGCAAGGCGGCCATCCCGGCCAGCACGAGCTGCTGACCGGCCGCGCGGTCTTCACCGAGGCCTATGCGGTCATTCCCAAGGGTGTGATGCAGGACATCGTCACCAGCCCGCTGCCGTTCTGGGACAAGACGAGGGCATGGATCATCGCAAGGCCGCTCTCGGGCTTCGCCGAGACGTTTTCGCAATACATCGTCGAGGTCCTGCCCGGCGGCGGCAGCGATCGGCCGGAGCTCGACGCCGAGGCCGAGGGCGTGCTGTTCGTGGTGGAGGGCGAGCTCACCGTCTCGCTTGCCGGCAAGAAGAATGTGCTTGCCCCCGGCGGTTTCGCCTTCCTGCCGCCGGCGAGCGCCTGGACGGTGCGCAACGAGAGCGGCGATGCCGTCCGCTTCCACTGGATCCGCAAGGCCTATGAGGCGGTCGACGGCCTCGACGCGCCGGAAGCCTTCTTCACCAACGAGCAGCAGATCGAGCCGAGCCCGATGCCCGGCACCGAGGGACGCTGGGCGACGACGCGCTTCGTCGATCCGGCCGACATGCGCCACGACATGCATGTCACCATCGTCACGCTCAAACCCGGCGCGGTCATCCCCTTTGCCGAGACGCATGTCATGGAGCACGGGCTCTACGTGCTCGAAGGCAAGGCCGTCTACCGCCTCAATCAGGACTGGGTCGAGGTCGAGGCCGGCGACTTCATGTGGCTGCGCGCCTTCTGCCCGCAGGCCTGTTATGCCGGTGGCCCGGGCAACTTCCGCTACCTGCTCTACAAGGACGTCAACCGGCATGCCAAGCTCGGCGGCGCTGGTATCGGGGGTCGTGCGCGGTGA
- the puuE gene encoding allantoinase PuuE, translated as MRYERDMRGYGANPPDPKWPGGAYVAVQFVVNYEEGGENCVLHGDKASEAFLSEIVGAAPWVGQRHWNMESIYEYGARAGFWRLHRLFTEAEVPVTCYGVATALARSPDQVVAMQQAGWEIASHGLKWIDYRDHSAEDERRDLEETIRLHYEVTGARPTGWYTGRTSVNTVRLVAEEGGFDYVSDTYDDELPYWFDRGGLEKPQLVIPYTLDANDMRFATPQGFNSGDQFFAYLKDSFDTLYAEGKAGRPRMINIGLHCRLVGRPGRVAALKRFVDYVKSHDKVWLTRRIDIAKHWREMHPYQAPALRPSRMEFEEFVYAFGGVFEHSPWIAERAYELELGPAHDSAGGLHNALCRVFRAATEAERLSVLNAHPDLAGKLAAARRLTPESAKEQASAGLDALTDKERELFSKLNAAYVTTFGFPFIIAVKGKTKDEILAEFEARIGNGRSNEFDTACKQVERIALLRLKDMLPL; from the coding sequence ATGCGTTACGAACGGGACATGCGCGGTTACGGGGCCAATCCACCGGACCCGAAATGGCCCGGCGGCGCCTATGTCGCGGTGCAGTTCGTCGTCAACTACGAGGAAGGCGGCGAGAATTGCGTGCTGCACGGCGACAAGGCGTCCGAGGCGTTCCTGTCCGAGATCGTCGGCGCCGCTCCCTGGGTCGGCCAGCGCCACTGGAACATGGAATCGATCTACGAATACGGGGCCAGGGCCGGCTTCTGGCGGCTCCACCGGCTGTTCACCGAAGCCGAGGTGCCGGTGACCTGCTACGGCGTCGCCACCGCGCTCGCCCGCTCGCCCGACCAGGTCGTGGCGATGCAGCAGGCGGGCTGGGAGATTGCCTCGCATGGGCTGAAGTGGATCGACTATCGCGACCACAGCGCGGAGGACGAGCGGCGCGACCTCGAAGAGACGATCAGGCTGCATTACGAAGTGACCGGCGCGCGGCCGACCGGCTGGTACACCGGCCGCACCTCGGTCAACACCGTGCGGCTCGTCGCCGAGGAAGGCGGCTTCGACTATGTCTCCGACACCTATGACGACGAACTGCCTTACTGGTTCGACCGCGGCGGGCTGGAGAAGCCACAGCTCGTCATCCCCTACACGCTCGACGCCAATGACATGCGTTTCGCGACGCCTCAAGGGTTCAACTCGGGCGATCAGTTCTTCGCCTATCTGAAGGACAGCTTCGACACGCTCTATGCCGAGGGCAAGGCGGGGCGGCCGCGCATGATAAATATCGGCCTGCATTGCCGGCTGGTCGGCCGTCCGGGCCGCGTGGCGGCGCTGAAGCGCTTCGTCGACTATGTGAAGTCGCACGACAAGGTGTGGCTGACACGGCGCATCGATATCGCAAAACACTGGCGCGAGATGCATCCCTACCAGGCGCCGGCTTTGCGCCCATCGCGGATGGAGTTCGAGGAATTCGTCTACGCCTTCGGCGGCGTCTTCGAGCATTCGCCCTGGATAGCCGAGCGCGCCTACGAGCTGGAGCTTGGACCCGCGCATGACAGCGCCGGCGGCCTGCACAACGCGCTCTGCCGCGTCTTCCGCGCGGCGACCGAGGCCGAACGGCTCTCCGTGCTCAACGCCCACCCCGACCTCGCCGGCAAGCTGGCGGCGGCCAGGCGGCTGACCCCGGAATCGGCCAAGGAACAGGCCTCCGCCGGGCTCGACGCGCTGACCGACAAGGAGCGCGAGCTGTTCTCGAAGCTCAACGCCGCCTACGTCACCACCTTCGGCTTCCCCTTCATCATCGCGGTCAAGGGCAAGACCAAGGACGAGATCCTGGCGGAGTTCGAGGCGCGCATCGGCAACGGCCGCAGCAATGAGTTCGATACCGCCTGCAAACAAGTCGAGCGCATCGCCCTGCTTCGGCTGAAAGACATGCTCCCGTTATAG
- a CDS encoding ureidoglycolate lyase translates to MTRIVAQKLTRDNFAPFGDVIDMSGDNRYPINGGKAMRYHDLATAEAAGPNARVLISMVRGTPYEMPLKLTMVERHPLGSQAFIPLSPRPFLVVVCHDTKDGPGEPHAFITAPGQGINYRRNLWHGVLTPIGEEQDFLIVDRGGDGSNLEECHFSHPYEIHLP, encoded by the coding sequence GTGACCCGCATCGTCGCCCAGAAGCTAACCCGCGATAACTTCGCTCCGTTCGGCGATGTCATCGACATGAGCGGCGACAACCGCTACCCGATCAATGGCGGCAAGGCGATGCGCTACCACGACCTCGCCACGGCGGAAGCCGCCGGGCCGAATGCGCGCGTGCTGATCTCGATGGTGCGCGGCACGCCCTACGAGATGCCGTTGAAGCTGACCATGGTCGAGCGCCATCCGCTCGGCAGCCAGGCTTTCATCCCGCTGTCGCCGCGCCCGTTCCTGGTGGTCGTCTGCCATGACACCAAGGACGGCCCCGGCGAGCCGCATGCCTTCATCACCGCGCCTGGGCAGGGCATCAACTATCGCCGCAACCTCTGGCACGGCGTGCTGACGCCGATCGGCGAGGAACAGGATTTCCTGATCGTCGACCGCGGCGGCGACGGCTCCAACCTCGAAGAGTGCCATTTCTCGCACCCTTACGAGATTCATCTTCCCTGA
- the uraH gene encoding hydroxyisourate hydrolase, which produces MAETSKADGGRLTTHVLDTATGRPAKGLSIELFRIERQGRTHLKTVTTNADGRCDAPLLAGADFRTGEYELVFAAGDYLRRQDISLPEPAFLDIVPIRFGMAEERHYHVPLLISPYGYSTYRGS; this is translated from the coding sequence GTGGCAGAAACGTCGAAAGCCGATGGCGGGCGTCTGACGACCCACGTGCTCGACACCGCGACCGGCAGGCCGGCAAAGGGCCTCTCGATCGAGCTTTTCCGCATCGAGCGGCAGGGCCGCACGCATCTGAAGACCGTCACCACCAACGCTGACGGCCGCTGCGATGCGCCGCTGCTTGCCGGCGCCGATTTCCGCACCGGCGAATATGAGCTGGTCTTCGCCGCCGGCGACTATTTGCGTAGGCAGGACATCAGCCTGCCAGAGCCCGCTTTCCTCGACATCGTGCCGATCCGCTTCGGCATGGCGGAGGAGCGGCATTATCATGTCCCCCTCTTGATTTCGCCTTACGGCTACTCGACCTATCGCGGGAGTTGA
- a CDS encoding CocE/NonD family hydrolase, producing the protein MKTVTDFPRKVVEFPDMGIVMPDGCRLSARIWMPEDAADNPVPAILEHLPYRKRDGTIFRDELTHPYFAGHGYASIRVDMRGNGDSEGLMDDEYSEQELQDACDVIAWAAAQPWCNGNVGMMGISWGGFNCLQVAAKQPPALKAVISLCSTVDRYADDIHYKGGCLLLENFGWASTMLSYSSRPPDPEIAGGNRWRDLWLSRLENQPFLLPLWLSHQHRDGYWKRGSICEDFSAVHVAVLSIGGWHDGYRNTISNLVTNIRSPVKGIVGPWIHKYPHYAGPNPAIGFLQEALRWWDRWLKGAATGVEADPDYRAYVMDSVRPARWHPERPGRWIAEQEWPSSNIKVQAIGLIADGAKPAIVATPQNCGLAGGEYFPFTFGPELPGDQRPDDALSVCFDQPELAEAIDIVGAPELDIRVAADRRQANIAVRLCDVHPDGASELISYGVLNLTHRNSHEFPEALVPGEAVSARVVLDQCAYRVPAGHKLRIAVSNAYWPMIWPSPEPVRLELAAATLKLPLRPLAKGDEVSFAEPEGATPWATETIRPANSERHIDRNEKTGVVTLSITDDFGEVRDLAHGLVHGSIVREIWAIHPDDPESATGSTHWTQTFSRNEWSVRTETFADMRCDAQNFVLSARIEAYEGNKLVFERDFEQAIPRALV; encoded by the coding sequence ATGAAAACCGTCACCGATTTCCCCCGCAAGGTCGTCGAATTTCCCGATATGGGTATCGTCATGCCGGACGGCTGCCGGCTGTCGGCGCGCATCTGGATGCCTGAGGATGCGGCCGACAATCCCGTGCCGGCGATCCTCGAGCACCTGCCCTACCGCAAGCGCGACGGAACCATCTTCCGCGATGAGCTGACGCATCCCTATTTCGCCGGCCATGGCTACGCCTCGATCCGCGTCGACATGCGCGGCAACGGCGATTCCGAAGGGCTGATGGACGACGAATATTCCGAGCAGGAATTGCAGGACGCCTGCGACGTCATCGCCTGGGCGGCCGCGCAGCCGTGGTGCAACGGCAATGTCGGCATGATGGGCATCTCCTGGGGCGGCTTCAACTGCCTGCAGGTGGCGGCCAAACAGCCGCCGGCGCTGAAGGCGGTGATCAGCCTGTGCTCGACCGTCGACCGCTATGCCGACGACATCCACTACAAGGGTGGCTGCCTGCTGCTCGAAAATTTCGGCTGGGCCTCGACGATGCTCTCCTACTCGTCGCGGCCGCCGGATCCGGAAATCGCCGGCGGCAACCGCTGGCGCGACCTTTGGCTCAGCCGGCTGGAGAACCAGCCCTTCCTTCTGCCGCTCTGGCTCAGCCACCAGCATCGCGACGGCTACTGGAAACGCGGCTCGATCTGCGAGGATTTTTCCGCCGTTCATGTGGCCGTGCTGTCGATCGGCGGCTGGCATGACGGGTACCGCAACACGATCTCCAACCTCGTCACCAACATCCGGTCGCCGGTCAAAGGCATCGTCGGTCCCTGGATCCACAAATACCCGCATTACGCGGGACCCAATCCTGCCATCGGCTTCCTGCAGGAGGCATTGCGCTGGTGGGATCGCTGGCTGAAGGGTGCGGCGACCGGCGTCGAGGCGGACCCGGACTACCGCGCCTATGTGATGGACAGCGTGCGGCCGGCCCGCTGGCACCCGGAGCGGCCGGGCCGCTGGATTGCGGAACAGGAATGGCCGTCGTCCAACATCAAGGTGCAGGCGATCGGGCTCATTGCCGACGGCGCCAAGCCGGCAATCGTCGCCACGCCGCAAAACTGCGGACTGGCCGGCGGCGAGTATTTTCCCTTCACCTTCGGTCCCGAGCTGCCGGGCGACCAGCGCCCCGACGACGCGCTTTCGGTGTGTTTCGACCAGCCGGAACTCGCCGAGGCGATCGACATCGTCGGCGCGCCGGAGCTTGACATCAGGGTTGCCGCGGACCGCCGTCAGGCCAACATCGCGGTGCGGCTCTGCGACGTGCATCCCGACGGCGCCTCGGAACTGATTTCCTATGGCGTGCTCAATCTCACCCATCGCAACTCGCATGAATTCCCGGAAGCGCTGGTGCCGGGCGAGGCGGTCTCGGCGCGCGTCGTGCTCGACCAGTGCGCCTACCGGGTGCCGGCGGGCCACAAACTGCGCATTGCCGTCTCAAATGCCTACTGGCCGATGATCTGGCCGTCGCCTGAGCCGGTGAGGCTCGAATTGGCGGCGGCAACGCTCAAGCTGCCGTTGCGCCCGCTGGCGAAAGGCGACGAGGTTTCCTTCGCCGAACCGGAAGGCGCGACACCCTGGGCGACCGAGACGATCAGGCCCGCCAATTCGGAACGGCACATCGACCGCAACGAGAAGACCGGGGTCGTCACGCTTTCCATAACCGACGATTTCGGCGAGGTGCGCGACCTTGCGCATGGGCTCGTCCATGGCAGCATCGTCCGGGAGATTTGGGCGATCCATCCCGACGATCCGGAATCCGCCACCGGCAGCACGCACTGGACGCAGACCTTCTCGCGAAATGAGTGGTCGGTGCGCACCGAAACTTTTGCCGACATGCGCTGCGACGCGCAAAACTTCGTTCTCAGCGCCAGGATCGAGGCCTATGAGGGCAACAAACTGGTGTTCGAGCGCGATTTCGAGCAGGCGATTCCACGCGCCCTCGTCTGA
- a CDS encoding ABC transporter permease: protein MLDIRRIPLPSLIGLVLTALFVLAAIFAPLIAPHGNGEIVGDVWETMSSAHWLGTDNLGRDLLSRMIYGARITLFIAVLATALSFSLGAILGFSAAVFGGWYDTVLSRLVDLLMSIPTLIMGLVVLSVLPSNLVTLILVMGILDSTRVYRLSRAVAVDINVMDYVEAAKLRGEGSGWIIFREILPNALSPLVSELGLRFIYAVLFLSTLSFLGLGVQPPDADWGGMVKENKDGIVFGIPAALIPAAAIAALAISVNLVADWVLNRTTSLKGGRG, encoded by the coding sequence ATGCTCGACATCAGACGCATTCCCCTGCCTTCGCTGATCGGCCTGGTGCTGACGGCGCTGTTCGTGCTGGCGGCAATCTTCGCGCCGCTGATCGCGCCGCACGGCAACGGCGAGATCGTCGGCGATGTCTGGGAGACGATGTCGTCGGCGCATTGGCTGGGCACCGACAATCTCGGCCGCGATCTCTTGTCCCGCATGATCTATGGCGCACGCATCACGCTGTTCATCGCGGTGCTGGCGACGGCGCTCTCCTTTTCGCTCGGCGCCATCCTCGGCTTTTCGGCGGCGGTGTTCGGCGGCTGGTACGACACGGTCCTGTCGCGTCTCGTCGACCTCTTGATGTCGATCCCGACCCTGATCATGGGCCTCGTCGTGCTGTCGGTGCTGCCGTCCAACCTGGTGACGCTGATCCTGGTCATGGGCATCCTCGACTCGACCCGCGTCTATCGCCTGTCGCGCGCGGTGGCGGTCGACATCAACGTCATGGACTATGTCGAAGCCGCCAAGCTGCGCGGCGAAGGCAGCGGCTGGATCATCTTCCGCGAGATCCTGCCCAATGCGCTATCGCCGCTGGTCTCGGAACTCGGCCTGCGCTTCATCTATGCCGTGCTTTTCCTGTCGACGCTCTCCTTCCTCGGCCTCGGCGTGCAGCCGCCGGACGCCGACTGGGGCGGCATGGTGAAGGAAAACAAAGACGGCATCGTTTTCGGCATTCCGGCGGCGCTCATCCCGGCGGCAGCGATCGCGGCGCTGGCGATCTCCGTCAACCTCGTCGCCGACTGGGTGCTCAACCGCACGACCAGCCTGAAGGGAGGGCGCGGGTAA
- a CDS encoding ABC transporter substrate-binding protein, with protein sequence MTNELDYLSRRVAAGKLSRRDFLGRAAALGVAAPFANSLLSSAARAAGPVKGGTLKAGLVGGESTNSLDPALMMTQVPFAFGKCWGEMIVELSPDGKLENRIAEEIGSSDDAKVWTLKIRDGVEFHNGKTVTAEDVAATLERHSDEKSKSGALGYMKGIETIKASGKEVVLTLKEPNADLPYLLSDYHLIVQPNGGKDKPDAGIGAGPYKVKVNEPGVRHVGERFANYWQGDKMGHADQVEVVVINDATARTAALQGGQVNMINRVEPKIVDLIKRVPGVTIRNHSGPGHYVFIMHCNTAPFDNNDLRMALKLAIDREEMLNKVLRGYGSLGNDFPINASYPLFTEIEQRKYDPDKAKFHYKKSGHDGSILLRTSDVAFPGAVDAAQLYQQSAAKAGIKLEIKREPGDGYWNEVWNKQPFCASYWGGRSTQDQMYSTAYLSSADWNDTRFKRPDFDKMVLAARAELDEAKRKQMYHDMAVMVRDEGGLILPMFNQFIDATGPKVAGWVEDPHQELCNGYALAKCWLEA encoded by the coding sequence ATGACAAACGAACTCGACTATCTCAGCCGTCGCGTCGCCGCCGGCAAGCTCAGCCGTCGCGACTTCCTTGGCCGTGCCGCCGCGCTCGGCGTCGCGGCACCCTTCGCCAATTCGCTGCTTTCGAGCGCGGCCCGCGCCGCCGGCCCGGTCAAGGGCGGCACGCTGAAGGCCGGCCTGGTCGGCGGTGAATCCACCAACAGCCTCGATCCGGCGCTGATGATGACGCAGGTGCCCTTCGCCTTCGGCAAGTGCTGGGGCGAAATGATCGTCGAGCTTTCCCCCGACGGCAAGCTCGAGAACCGCATCGCCGAGGAGATCGGCTCTTCGGACGACGCCAAAGTCTGGACGCTGAAGATCCGCGACGGCGTCGAATTCCACAACGGCAAGACCGTGACTGCCGAGGACGTCGCCGCGACGCTCGAACGTCATTCGGACGAGAAGTCTAAGTCCGGCGCGCTGGGCTACATGAAAGGCATCGAGACCATCAAGGCCAGCGGCAAGGAAGTGGTGCTGACGCTCAAGGAGCCGAATGCCGACCTTCCGTATCTGCTCAGCGACTATCACCTGATCGTCCAGCCGAATGGCGGCAAGGACAAGCCCGATGCCGGCATCGGCGCCGGTCCCTACAAGGTCAAGGTCAACGAGCCCGGCGTGCGCCATGTCGGCGAGCGGTTCGCCAATTACTGGCAGGGCGACAAGATGGGCCATGCCGACCAGGTCGAAGTCGTCGTCATCAACGACGCGACGGCGCGCACGGCGGCCTTGCAGGGCGGCCAGGTCAACATGATCAACCGCGTCGAGCCGAAGATCGTCGACCTGATCAAGCGCGTGCCGGGCGTCACCATCCGCAACCACTCCGGTCCCGGCCACTACGTGTTCATCATGCACTGCAACACGGCGCCGTTCGACAACAACGACCTCAGGATGGCGCTGAAACTGGCGATCGACCGCGAGGAGATGCTGAACAAGGTGCTGCGCGGCTACGGCTCGCTCGGCAACGACTTCCCGATCAATGCATCCTATCCGCTGTTCACCGAGATCGAGCAGCGCAAATACGATCCGGACAAGGCCAAGTTCCACTACAAGAAGTCGGGCCATGACGGCTCCATCCTGCTCCGGACCTCGGACGTGGCATTCCCGGGCGCCGTCGACGCGGCACAGCTTTACCAGCAGAGCGCGGCCAAGGCCGGCATCAAGCTCGAGATCAAGCGCGAGCCGGGCGACGGCTACTGGAACGAGGTCTGGAACAAGCAGCCCTTCTGCGCCTCCTATTGGGGCGGCCGCTCGACCCAGGACCAGATGTACTCGACAGCCTACCTGTCGTCGGCCGACTGGAACGACACGCGTTTCAAGCGTCCGGACTTCGACAAGATGGTGCTTGCGGCGCGCGCAGAGCTCGATGAGGCCAAGCGCAAGCAGATGTACCACGACATGGCCGTCATGGTGCGCGACGAGGGCGGCCTGATCCTGCCGATGTTCAATCAGTTCATCGACGCCACGGGGCCGAAAGTCGCGGGCTGGGTGGAGGATCCGCATCAGGAGCTTTGCAACGGCTACGCTTTGGCGAAGTGCTGGCTCGAAGCCTGA
- a CDS encoding ABC transporter permease → MSSPIVKLVAQRIALGILLLLAVSVLIFAGTQILPGDVAQAILGQSATPESLANLREQLGLNQPAYIRYFHWLGGVLTGDLGTAMSSGQDIATSIKERLWNTLFLAFWAAIVAIPLAITLGLIAVRYRNGWVDKLISGVALASTSFPEFFIGYLLVFYFAVQHQWFPAISTVYDGMSLGERLQAIALPAAALTLVVLAHMMRMTRAAILNVMQSAYVETAELKGLSAFAVIRKHAFPNAIAPIINVVMLNLAYLVVGVVVVEVIFVYPGMGQYLVDHVTKRDVPVVQAVGLIFAAVYISLNIIADIAAIVANPRLRHPK, encoded by the coding sequence ATGTCCTCACCCATCGTGAAACTGGTGGCCCAGCGCATTGCGCTGGGCATCCTCCTTCTGCTGGCCGTTTCGGTCCTGATCTTCGCCGGTACGCAGATCCTGCCCGGCGATGTCGCGCAAGCCATTCTCGGACAATCGGCGACGCCGGAGTCGCTGGCCAACCTGCGCGAGCAGCTCGGGCTCAACCAGCCCGCCTATATCCGCTACTTCCACTGGCTGGGCGGGGTGCTCACCGGCGACCTCGGCACGGCCATGTCGAGCGGGCAGGACATCGCGACATCGATCAAGGAACGGCTGTGGAACACGCTTTTCCTGGCCTTCTGGGCGGCGATCGTCGCCATTCCGCTGGCGATCACGCTGGGCCTTATCGCGGTTCGCTATCGCAATGGCTGGGTCGACAAGCTGATCTCAGGCGTGGCGCTCGCCTCGACTTCCTTCCCGGAGTTCTTCATCGGCTATCTGCTGGTCTTCTATTTCGCAGTCCAGCACCAGTGGTTCCCCGCGATCTCCACCGTCTACGACGGAATGTCTCTCGGCGAACGCCTGCAGGCGATCGCGCTGCCGGCGGCGGCTCTGACGCTTGTGGTGCTCGCCCACATGATGCGCATGACGCGCGCGGCGATCCTCAACGTCATGCAGTCGGCCTATGTCGAGACGGCGGAGCTCAAGGGGCTCTCGGCCTTCGCGGTCATCCGCAAGCACGCGTTCCCGAATGCGATCGCGCCGATCATCAACGTCGTGATGCTGAACCTCGCCTATCTGGTGGTCGGCGTCGTCGTGGTCGAGGTGATTTTCGTATATCCGGGCATGGGCCAGTATCTCGTCGACCACGTCACCAAACGCGACGTTCCCGTCGTGCAGGCGGTCGGCCTGATCTTCGCGGCCGTCTATATCAGCCTCAACATCATCGCGGACATCGCGGCGATCGTCGCCAATCCGCGGCTCAGGCATCCGAAGTAA
- a CDS encoding BrnA antitoxin family protein: MSTHKRRIRPLTDEDEAEIQKQIAADPDDAEATDEQLAQAAPFAKALPELFESIRRARGRPAAEKPKQIVSIRLDQDVISKFKATGKGWQARINEVLKKAKVG; the protein is encoded by the coding sequence ATGAGCACCCATAAACGACGCATTCGACCGCTTACCGACGAGGACGAGGCGGAAATTCAAAAACAGATTGCTGCTGACCCTGACGATGCGGAGGCAACCGATGAACAACTGGCGCAAGCCGCGCCTTTCGCGAAAGCGCTTCCGGAGCTTTTCGAGAGCATAAGGCGCGCTCGTGGCCGGCCAGCCGCGGAGAAACCCAAGCAGATCGTGTCCATCCGCCTTGATCAGGATGTCATCAGCAAGTTCAAGGCGACGGGCAAGGGCTGGCAGGCCAGGATAAATGAGGTTCTGAAGAAGGCGAAGGTAGGCTAG
- a CDS encoding BrnT family toxin has translation MKIVWDEPKRVTNLENRGLDFADLDLDFFATSIVLPAKAGRLMAIGEFRQTILAVIFKPLGSEAISVISMRRASRKERSAYEHP, from the coding sequence CTGAAAATCGTTTGGGATGAGCCGAAGCGTGTGACGAACCTCGAAAACCGGGGTCTAGACTTCGCCGATCTCGATCTCGATTTTTTTGCGACTTCAATCGTTCTACCAGCCAAGGCTGGCCGGTTAATGGCGATTGGCGAGTTCAGGCAGACCATTCTCGCCGTTATCTTCAAGCCGCTTGGTTCCGAAGCGATTTCGGTAATCTCGATGCGTCGTGCCAGCCGAAAGGAAAGGTCAGCGTATGAGCACCCATAA
- a CDS encoding nucleoside deaminase: MTDISLIDRLLDVIEQGIVPKTAEGVAHGNKLFGAAILRKDDRTLVLAETNNEMENPLWHGEVHCLKRFYEMPKAERVDTKDALFLATHEPCSLCLSAITWTGFDNFYYLFSHEDSRDSFAIPHDLKILKEVFTLDPGGYNAENAYWKSFSIRKLVRALPEAERKRLEARIGRISARYDELSNAYQASKAENDIPLN; encoded by the coding sequence ATGACCGACATCTCGCTGATCGACCGTCTGCTCGACGTGATCGAGCAAGGCATCGTGCCGAAGACCGCCGAGGGCGTTGCCCACGGCAACAAGCTGTTCGGCGCCGCGATCCTGAGGAAGGACGACCGCACGCTGGTTCTCGCCGAGACCAACAACGAGATGGAAAATCCGCTCTGGCATGGCGAGGTGCACTGCCTGAAGCGCTTCTACGAGATGCCCAAGGCCGAGCGTGTCGACACCAAGGACGCGCTGTTCCTGGCCACTCACGAGCCATGCTCGCTCTGCCTGTCGGCGATCACCTGGACCGGCTTCGACAATTTCTACTACCTCTTCAGCCATGAGGACTCGCGCGACAGCTTCGCCATCCCGCATGACCTCAAGATCCTGAAGGAGGTCTTCACCCTCGATCCCGGCGGCTATAACGCCGAGAACGCCTATTGGAAGAGCTTTTCCATCCGAAAGCTGGTGCGCGCCTTGCCCGAAGCCGAGCGCAAGCGGCTGGAGGCAAGAATCGGCAGGATTTCGGCGCGCTACGATGAGCTGTCCAACGCTTACCAGGCCAGCAAGGCTGAGAATGACATTCCGCTGAACTGA